The Terriglobales bacterium DNA window TTGGCAATGCCGCGTCGCAGCCAGGCATCAGGTTCTAAATTCCTGAAAAAGGAAATAGTTGCCCGGCGTACTTGCTCGTACTCGCGGCCAAGAGTGGAGACGCTGCGGTTATCGAAGCTGCCGTATTTTACGTAGTCATCCTGCTCAAAGCCTTCAATCGGCGTGCGATCGTTGCGCGCAATGCGCAGTGCGCGGTACGACATGATGCGCTCGGTGTCGATCACATGCCCGAGCACTTCTTTCACGCTCCACTTGCCCGGCTCATAACGAAAGGTACCGTGCTGCTCGGAGAGGCTGCGGAGAAGGATCATTGTTTCGGCCAACTGCTGGTCGAGCGAGATCAGCACATCCTGCTCAGGTACGAGCGAAATATAGCGGTGATAGTAAGAGTCGT harbors:
- a CDS encoding DinB family protein; the protein is MSATAARPASAEYDSYYHRYISLVPEQDVLISLDQQLAETMILLRSLSEQHGTFRYEPGKWSVKEVLGHVIDTERIMSYRALRIARNDRTPIEGFEQDDYVKYGSFDNRSVSTLGREYEQVRRATISFFRNLEPDAWLRRGIANKLEISVRALAYIIAGHELHHRRLLKDKYGLGI